The nucleotide sequence ACAGAGCAAATGAACCCTATACAAGTCCTTAAGtaatcaaacaaaacaacacaaagGATAGGGCACTCACTGCAGATTGGAACGGAGGCGGATCAAGATCCACAGAGCGAACGGACATCTTAGCGATCTCGGTTATGGCTTCCTCTCGAACACCAGGGACGTCACTGGTCAACTCCTCATAGGCAGCCTCAAATGCCTCCTGCCAGAACCTCGGTAATCTGATCCGACGGCTATTAGTGTACACATCCCACATGTGCTCCACCAccttctccctctcctccatttcctacaccaccaccaaaaaggaaaaaaaaaacaaaaaaatccaaaatcccCATTAACCGATCAAATCAGAGATCCAACCAAATCGacccacaaaaacaaaacgagaAAACTCATACAAGAACGTCGAGATCGTCGTGAATGGGCGAGTCGAAGTCGTCAGAGAGACGGTTGAGGTTGCCGGCCGACCACCGGAGCGTGACGGTGCCGGTGAACATGGACCAAAACGCGAGCAACAAAATCGCGGCCAAAGCCCAGAACTTGTACCTGCCTTTGCCGAGTATTAGACCCGAATCCGAGCTCTCCTTCTTCCCGCTGCTGGCCGCCATCGTTGTTGGAAGGCCGTCGTCATCCTTCATTGCGGATTAACCCCCACAAAGATTGagttcaattcaaattcaaacaccCAAAAATCTTGATTATTTTGTGGTTTTattctttctatatttggaaattgGACGTGAATCTTGTGCTTGCTGTGCACATTGTGAGCGTGGAGGATCCAATCGAAGGAGTGTTTGCTTTCCTGGTTGGATCTGCTGTTTCAGGGAAGCACGGTGTggagctttttttttaaaaaaaaaaaacaatgaaagaCATGCGGGCCACCACATTTTATAAATTTCGATGGATTTGACATTTAATTGGGTTTGATTTTGATGGGCTGTGGCGGGGGAATTGTGGCCGCTGGATCTCGATTTTGTGCAAAAACTTCGAAGTGAGATACTTCAAGGCGAAATCGAATTAATGATTTCATAGCGTATTCGGAAGAtaatttttgtgataaaaaaattaaaatataaactattatgttaaaagtaatttagcaaattaatttaaaagtgAGATTTTCTTTGACTCTCCAATAAATGTAAGATAAAAATGTCAACATTTTTTAGATATGCTCCAACCCTtgaagtaaaactcaaattttgggTTCTAAACAAACTCCTTGGGGCAAATTTAACCTGAGGATTCCCTTTAAGTTAGTAAGGCTAACTCACCAtatatgtgtaattttttttttttttagttttatatttataaattcattgaactCAATGGttaagatctaatatgatcaaatccaacggtaaaaaaaaaaaaatatatatatatataacggtCCATATTTAAACCCAACGGTaaagtaattaaatttttttttatgtgtttcatatccTTTCATAGTTTTCCACGAGTTTTATGATATCGGTtcagtgatttttcaatatttatcggaatctaaatatttttagattaaaatgttataaaatcaaattaggatagtctacatagttttttttttttttttttttttaaaaaagttactttaagagaAAATATATCTAAATTCATTGTTTAATAATCTCAAGCTAAAACTTTAAgccaaaagggttggaggagaaaaactgttatgagttaaaaaatttaggtttttttttattttttatttttttgtttggaaaaaatTTGACCGTAGCAAAACTACAGCCAAAACTCCATTAAACAACAAGCCCAAAATTACAAGCAAACCAAAGGTCCAACTTACAAATATACACAACCAAAAAAGGGCCGAAACCAACATCAAAACAGAAAGAGGCCTTAGAATAGTGAAGCCCAAAAAAACACACAACAGCCAACCGAGAAGCTTCTACAGAAATCGCCTCCACTGACAGAGATCCAAGCCAGCCTCTGGAAACGTCATCCACCACCGAGTAACGCCGCCTCAgactgtgacaacccgttccaaattttacgtttttattttattttaaaagcgtgaatttacgaaattgccctagaggcaaggactttgacttccgttggccatcgtctagagagacgtatgatttattcttttaacatattctcgtaatacttgtggatgtgaacgcataggcgaaagccgtttgcgagtccggattataacgatacagttacggacgttcgaaattggttattcaaggtttagtgttaattaaattaaatccccaatcagaaattggttatttaagatgaagcccaatcagaaatggggaaaagagaaagaagaaaaaaaaaaaaaaaaaaaaaaaaacaagcttTCCCGTGGGTTTTTCTAACCCGCGACCacccatcttccaaggccgattccggccaactccggtggagtttttcgatgccaccaccaccatcttgaatcTCTCactcccctctacaaaacccacccaagaaccaccttgattaaccatggtatgaggcggtttgaggccacgaaagttgacgaaaatcaatggtgctccggccacccttttcgattttccgtcAAATCGGCAAaacaatggccgatgccaccacttgggctttgtagcccatcatcccaggagcaaaacccaaccaacgatgaccccgttggaccaccgtagacgacgaatcgacgtcgggaagttttaggcacccgccggctttgtgggcaaaattgaccatcttccgtccacttttggacttcgtggcaggtatgaaagttgctccactcactgagatcttaatttctgtgaagtttgagaatttttggaaatagttgaattttccggcgagtcggggcggccgaccgccacccgcggcggcgcatgcggcggcgcgtggtcagtgagccgccaatgctatttttaggctatgtcgaatgttttgaattcagttttgtcatttgaatgacgtaggttgatagttggaacctaaattcgttacgatacgttacttgataaaatgtgaatcgatgatccgaccgttggatcttcaccaaaattggatacattataatacctaatatttaaagattataggaatttacggatcgggaatccgacttacggatcttcctgaattggatttgtaagttagtaaaataaatgttcacggccacttgttttaggcaattggcggagatctgaccgttggatcgtaatgaaattttagtatgttattctagaaacatattgtggatcgttgggagttgcggattggaaatctgatatgcggatcttccgggtcaagttatacagggttgtaaaccctaccgtcgatctttgatcgacggttgacttgtggtcaatgggtatcaaactattttagaatgtcgttgaggttgtgttttatgtgaatcacatattctacggataagagttctgagatgtgatttgataattggtcacagggaccaatcattcaggacgcctcgatgcgtgcgctagagaatcatagcgtgggctccaggtgagtggatcttttcctttttatcttacatattgttgagagttctatcgacacttataaattgattaggcatattactttcatatataattattgtgaatgcttgaagtactatatgaactacgaatggcttgatccctgtctagggtacgtaggcagtctaacgagacgttagatgcagccataaaatatttgagacaaaagccttgcttgggaaattgagtaaggcgaaggaaattggtaaaggcaagttttagttttatgaattagttagctaaattagtgttaattgggtcgtcatggataattatccctgaaaataagtagtttgggagtaaggcgttattgattgtacacttctcactgtattgtttataattgaacatgctacgacatggttgagtattagattgcatcatggtatagcAATATGTAtaatacttgcatataattattgggaatgctttcaagtgcaaaggtgaactcaggacgcccaggtaagttcaggtgagtttatggtactagttgaatcgattgcgttatagcatgactacagttatgtgttaggcaacttcgatactgtcgtactagttgccatgagttgcatatgttatattgagatgcattgagagctcataaacctgcaccccggtgttagtgctcccgcccgtggccagggcacagtccttcacgtgatgttcacctcccgcaccttatgctcaccttggattcaaggtaggtgcacagtcctgtcgtacagaccactttaggtgattccgactcgtaggtgacccgcgattattcgcccagtcttcacatgatcgtagcacttatttacacccagccctgtcgtacagaccactttaggtggttccgactcgtgtgcaggtatacttattgagttattggctagccaggattgatgagatatggataagtcgtacaagtcactataggtgactccgacttatatgctagccaggattgatgagatatggataagtcgtacaggtcactagaggtgactccgacttatatgctagccaggattgatgagatatggataagtcgtacaggtcactataggtgactccgacttatatgctagccaggattgatgagatatggataagtcatacaagtcactataggtgactccgacttatatgctagccaggattgatgagatatggataagtcgtacaggtcactataggtgactcctacttatatgctagccatgactgatgagatatggataagtcgtacaggtcactagaggtgactccgacttatatgctagccatgattgatgagatacggataagttgtacatgtcattttagatgactctgactgatatatcactttgtattgatttagttcatttggcctacttattaatgtatggtggagttaatggcaaaccgtggttttggtcatttctgagtatggtttggatatatgtatatatgtcgtattgtcttatggaaaacgatacgggttttacatttaggggcattacttttagaaaggtaataactttggatagcttggttttattgcttactcacaccttctgtttggtgccctccaggttttagctgctgagtttgtatcgacaagaatctatagctaatcttagttttggtggctacttttaagggtatgattcttacccacactactgtaccttacttatgctctgacatcgcgtgtgaaatgggttcgctcccactcgtagcgccctctggtacttagacacttttagattcaaatttattcactttttatacactatcacattttatggcttcgtcaccttccaggtgtcggccagcacagctcgattcagggtccaagtggactttctgggtcggggtgtgtcagtttggtatcagagcatatgttgggcagtattgtgttcatcacacgcgtgatgtgagcactcttggtttttgtgtttgacGTTCGAATgatgccacctcgtcgaatatGGAAAAATTTGTTAACTTTTCTTCAGTTTTGGACAATCTTGTGGCCTTGACGAcattttataaaatcattttggccATGTCCATAGAACTAAAACGAAGATTTCCCTTGAGGGGGGGAAGTGTAGATTTGAGGCAAGTTGATGACCTAAATTAATGTTTTGATAATCAGGTATCGCCAGAGATATTACCAAATAATTCTATCATTGTCCTATCGCCGTTAGTATTGATTCTTTAAAGATTGGAAATCTTAGTTAGTCTTGATTTCTTAGTAACATTTCGCGGAAGATCATCGGAGGGATAATTATTGTTCGGTCCCTATTAGCACTAATATCTTCAAGCGTACTTGTGTTCATATTGGATTTTTAGGAGGAAGATCGACTGTCGATGAAATCTTTTTGAAAGTAGATATTAAGCAAGGTTTTTTTTCTAGCATTGAGATTTTTCAATCAACGCTATTCCAGATTTTTTCTTTCGTAGTTGTACTTATTAAATGTGTGAGAATAGGCTTGCGAATGTAAGTTGTCATATCCTAGGAGTTGTAGAAATCTgaaaagcaatcatcaaatcctCCTAGGATCAATGAACTACTTCGCTTGAGCCGAATAAATTAGAATCATGGAAGCTTAGGAATAAGCTTTGCAATAGGACGTTAAactcatgattgttgtttttacCCTATCACTTATCTAGGTAAACGAAAACCCTTTGACTAACCACCTCTCGATCACTTCCATAAGTAGACATTAGAATCGAAATGCTGGATGATATCTCACTGTTAGATTGTTATAAGTGTGGAGGAAACTGTGAAGACATTTTAGTTCGTGTCGTAGAGTTGGTTAGTAGTATTGCAAATTTTGATGACGTATACTTTTGGCGTCATATCCCAAAAATCTTACCGCGGATACCACCACATTGTTAAGTTGGTATGGCAACATGGCAgagtattgcttttatttttcacgATTAGAACCGTTTGAAACGAACCATCTTATTCATTGACCTAAAGTCAACAGTCATTACCTTATTTCGAAGGCTAAATGACACTTCTCGGTGGAGATTTTGATGATGCATAGTGATTGTCGATTGATGTGACAAGTCAATTCAGATTCAGACTTTCTTAGTAGGTTAACGCTTATGTTTCTCGGTGGTAGAACCGCTAAAGATGAACCATCATACTTATGACTTAGAattaacaatttctaattttattgGAATATTGATTGGGACTTTTATGTAGTAATGTGTGTCCAAATCTTCATTGATCTTAGAACTTTTTATTACATTTACTTTTTGAAACAAGCTAAGTTTTGTCAGAGGCAATAGTAGAATTAAATTAGCATCTATGAGTGCATTATCGTGTATCTACTCTCGCACACTTCCAGCATGTCCTATTCTATTTGGTTGGGAAATATGAGTATTGATATAGAGTTACCTTTAATCTATCAAGAAAtggttcaaatgattttaatcattttgtatGAATGGAGTTAGGAAGTATCTTTTTATATGCGCAGTTCGAGATGTGTGGTATATGTAaagaatgtgaaattcattAATCGTGATGCTAAACCAATGATACGCTTATATGATGTTCCAATTGGTGGTTGTTTACTTAAGTAGAAAACAATATTATTCTTGCTCAAAAAATTGAAGTATTGGCAATAGTTATTTCCTGAAAAtgggtgttgaaatttcaacaataaGACACTTGTGAAGACCACTAAGATAGAAGTGAGATGTAGTCAACCTCTTCGGGTGATGTGATCTAGAAGTTCTCTTTGTGACGTGACCAAATGTGGAAGTAGCAAAGAGATACAATCGAGGCTCCCGTTGATGTGTTTTAAATGAATCCTCACTCTAGATGCACCCCACTTTTGATTAATGTTGTAGGGATATTGAGGATATAGAGTTCAAACTTCCTTGGGCAACTACAATTTTCTAATTGCGTCCAGAGGACGATGACTTTTTGAGAAAACTACTCCTAGACTTTTCTACAAATTCAGCAAACAGAAACCTGACAATATTATCATCttggtgtatttatatttcatcGTGTTACATGTTTCACTTCCAAGCCTTTGGAAGTCGTTATGAAGGTTTTGAGTACTAGAAGTTGTTCCTTATTGCATTTCTATCCCTAGATTAACGATTAGTTTGAAGTGAGTTACTCAGACCTTTGTGGAcgagttgcatcttgtttgtTCCACCAGTAGCATGGTTGCAGTATATCCTTATTTCCATTCTAGTCACTTGTAACCACAGTTACAATTTCGGGTTAACTATGGTATCATTGGAGTTAATGTATGGAGATTTTACCCACAACCATATTTAATGGACGCATACTTTTGTTAGAATTATGGGTAACTACGGTTACATTCCTGTTTAGGAGTATGATATCCttcgaaatataatacaaatattgtaTGTGCAGTTTGTGATTTACAGCAGATTATTGcgaacaaatatttgattgagattgtgatgtagaaaatttatgttattgacGATGTTGCCTCAGAAGGTAGTGAATGAGTACGATCGAGGCTGACATGTGTATTTCCCATTGaggggcaagatggtaatattgcaccctcgggAATTGTTACTTGCTTATCAAGACAACAGTGAATTGTCGGTTTTGCGgggtgcagaccgtaatattaataacttattcgttgggttgttaagcaagtaaacaagtagattattctacgttaatatttgtatttacttatttaattcgttaatggttgtttgggcttgacccaaaaaTATTACATGCTTAATTTCGAAGTGCGTTACGCTTTGAACACGTTTACGAGAGGATAGTAGgaatttggaggcatgaaagaagaGTCACTACACTCCGATCATGACGGAATGTCATCTTCTTTTATGTAGTCGCTCTCACTTTGTGTCTTCCTCGTGTATGTAGTTACATACATATATCTCTTTAATATTGAGTATTCTACTTTGGattgatgattttaaatttcgaggacgaaattttcttaaggtgggtagattgtgacaacccgttccaaattttacgtttttattttattttaaaagcgtgaatttacgaaattgccctagaggcaaggactttgacttccgttggccatcgtctagagagacgtatgatttattcttttaacatattctcgtaatacttgtggatgtgaacgcataggcgaaagccgtttgcgagtccggattataacgatacagttacggacgttcgaaattggttattcaaggtttagtgttaattaaattaaatccccaatcagaaattggttatttaagatgaagcccaatcagaaatggggaaaagagaaagaagaaaaaaaaaaaaaaaaaaaaaaaacaagcttTCCCGTGGGTTTTTCTAACCCGCGACCacccatcttccaaggccgattccggccaactccggtgaagtttttcgatgccaccaccaccatcttgaagctctcactcccctctacaaaacccacccaagaaccaccttgattaaccatggtatgaggcggtttgaggccacgaaagttgacgaaaatcaatggtgctccggccacccttttcgattttccgtcAAATCGGCAAaacaatggccgatgccaccacttgggctttgtagcccatcatcccaggagcaaaacccaaccaacgatgaccccgttggaccaccgtagacgacgaatcgacgtcgggaagttttaggcacccgccggctttgtgggcaaaattgaccatcttccgtccacttttggacttcgtggcaggtatgaaagttgctccactcactgagatcttcatttctgtgaagtttgagaatttttggaaatagttgaattttccggcgagtcggggcggccgaccgccacccgcggcggcgcatgcggcggcgcgtggtcagtgagccgccaatgctatttttaggctatgtcgaatgttttgaattcagttttgtcatttgaatgacgtaggttgatagttggaacctaaattcgttacgatacgttacttgataaaatgtgaatcgatgatccgaccgttggatcttcaccaaaattggatacattataatacctaatatttaaagattataggaatttacggatcgggaatccgacttacggatcttcctgaattggatttgtaagttagtaaaataaatgttcacggccacttgttttaggcaattggcggagatctgaccgttggatcgtaatgaaattttagtatgttattctagaaacatattgtggatcgttgggagttgcggattggaaatctgatatgcggatcttccgggtcaagttatacagggttgtaaaccctaccgtcgatctttgatcgacggttgacttgtggtcaatgggtatcaaactattttagaatgtcgttgaggttgtgttttatgtgaatcacatattctacggataagagttctgagatgtgatttgataattggtcacagggaccaatcattcaggacgcctcgatgcgtgcgctagagaatcatagcgtgggctccaggtgagtggatcttttcctttttatcttacatattgttgagagttctatcgacacttataaattgattaggcatattactttcatatataattattgtgaatgcttgaagtactatatgaactacgaatggcttgatccctgtctagggtacgtaggcagtctaacgagacgttagatgcagccataaaatatttgagacaaaagctttgcttgggaaattgagtaaggcgaaggaaattggtaaaggcaagttttagttttatgaattagttagctaaattagtgttaattgggtcgtcatggataattatccctgaaaataagtagtttgggagtaaggcgttattgattgtacacttctcactgtattgtttataattgaacatgctacgacatggttgagtattagattgcatcatggtatagcAATATGTAtaatacttgcatataattattgggaatgctttcaagtgcaaaggtgaactcaggacgcccaggtaagttcaggtgagtttatggtactagttgaatcgattgcgttatagcatgactacagttatgtgttaggcaacttcgatactgtcgtactagttgccatgagttgcataTGTTATATtaagatgcattgagagctcataaacctgcaccccggtgttagtgctcccgcccgtggccagggcacagtccttcacgtgatgttcacctcccgcaccttatgctcaccttggattcaaggtaggtgcacagtcctgtcgtacagaccactttaggtggttccgactcgtaggtgacccgcgattattcgcccagtcttcacatgatcgtagcacttatttacacccagccctgtcgtacagaccactttaggtggttccgactcgtgtgcaggtatacttattgagttattggctagccaggattgatgagatatggataagtcgtacaagtcactataggtgactccgacttatatgctagccaggattgatgagatatggataagtcgtacaggtcactagaggtgactccgacttatatgctagccaggattgatgagatatggataagtcgtacaggtcactataggtgactccgacttatatgctagccaggattgatgagatatggataagtcatacaagtcactataggtgactccgacttatatgctagccaggattgatgagatatggataagtcgtacaggtcactataggtgactcctacttatatgctagccatgactgatgagatatggataagtcgtacaggtcactagaggtgactccgacttatatgctagccatgattgatgagatacggataagttgtacatgtcattttagatgactctgactgatatatcactttgtattgatttagttcatttggcctacttattaatgtatggtggagttaatggcaaaccgtggttttggtcatttctgagtatggtttggatatatgtatatatgtcgtattgtcttatggaaaacgatacgggttttacatttaggggcattacttttagaaaggtaataactttggatagcttggttttattgcttactcacaccttctgtttggtgccctccaggttttagctgctgagtttgtatcgacaagaatctatagctaatcttagttttggtggctacttttaagggtatgattcttacccacactactgtaccttacttatgctctgacatcgcgtgtgaaatgggttcgctcccactcgtagcgccctctggtacttagacacttttagattcaaatttattcactttttatacactatcacattttatggcttcgtcaccttccaggtgtcggccagcacagctcgattcagggtccaagtggactttctgggtcggggtgtgtcacagaCACCACCGCCAACCATGAATAGCAACCAGATCACAGCCATTAACAGGAGATAGTTGGCACCAAAGAGGGATTAGCCAACTACCAGTAAGAAGCTCATGGAAACCCACAAGCAACACTGTCGAAAACGGCAAACAACAAGGAGAACGTGGTGGTGTGGGAAACACCCGAGCTAGGAAAAACACCCAGCTCTACACACGAACTCAAAAGGAACTATGGCTGAAAATTGGACTAAGGAAGAGATAAGGAGAGGTATACCGACGGGAGATGAAGAACAAGACAGGCCGAAGGGGAAAAAAGGGAGAAGCATATGGAGaagtgaaaaaaaagaagaagaatatggctGAAGATCGGACTGAGGAAGAGATAGGGAGAGGTATATCGACGGGAGATGAAAAACAAGACAGGCCGGAAGGGATAAAAGGGAGAAGCATCTGGAGAAGTGAAAAGGTATACCGACGGGAGATGAAGAACAAGACAAGCTGAAGGGGAAAGGGGAAAAAAGGGAGAAGCAtctggagaagaagaagaagaagaagaagaagaagaagaagagaagcatCTGGAGAAGTGAAAAGGTATACCGACGAGAGATGAAGAACAAGACAAGCTGAAGGGGAAAAAAGGGAGAagcatcaaagaagaagaagaagaagaagaagaagaagaaagaggacatggcaaagaaagggaaaagaggagaaaacagaagaagaaagcatttggagaagtgaaaagaaaagaagaagaagaagaagaagcagaagagaagaaagaggacATATCAGAGAAAGGGAAAAGAGgagaaaacagaagaagaaagggaaagGGGGCAACCGACTCCAGCCAAAGCCAAAGTCGACGCCTGAGAAGGGACAAAGATGAAGGTCCTCACCAAAATTGGTTTTTTTGGGGgtggggttgggggggggggggaagaaacTCTCACAGAaggagagataaaaaaaaattaaaaaaaaaaagtttaggtTTTAACCAAAGGATTGGAGATGGTTTTAACATGCTTTACATATCTTTCTCAAAGtcatctttctctcttctcaaaTTTGCCGTTAACAAACCGGTATTCAAGATCAATCCGATATCTTTT is from Pyrus communis chromosome 10, drPyrComm1.1, whole genome shotgun sequence and encodes:
- the LOC137748549 gene encoding uncharacterized protein produces the protein MKDDDGLPTTMAASSGKKESSDSGLILGKGRYKFWALAAILLLAFWSMFTGTVTLRWSAGNLNRLSDDFDSPIHDDLDVLEMEEREKVVEHMWDVYTNSRRIRLPRFWQEAFEAAYEELTSDVPGVREEAITEIAKMSVRSVDLDPPPFQSASAREFSKTLKQAEKGRELVTSTGSGR